In the Paenibacillus sp. FSL H7-0357 genome, one interval contains:
- a CDS encoding carbohydrate ABC transporter permease: MNAKSKGRWNIGIEVFMILLALLFLSPFYFLLANSVKSFGEILSDAASWPEVFMWSNYSNAWKLARFSEAFRNSIIVTVISVVFISLFSAMAAYRMVRANTRFNQILLLLFVAAMVVPFQTIMIPILKVVNIIGVNNSFAGLIITNLGISVPMAIFLFHGFIKSVPLEIEEAATVDGCNPISAFFRIVLPLLKPMLMTTIVLNALGIWNDYLLPSLILQAPELRTIPLATFSFFGQYTKQWDMALPALALGVAPIVVFYLFMQRYIVEGIAAGSVKG, from the coding sequence ATGAACGCAAAGTCAAAAGGCAGATGGAATATCGGGATTGAAGTATTCATGATCCTGCTTGCACTGCTCTTCCTGTCTCCGTTTTATTTCCTGCTGGCGAACTCGGTGAAATCGTTCGGGGAAATCCTAAGCGACGCGGCAAGCTGGCCGGAAGTCTTCATGTGGTCCAACTATTCCAATGCGTGGAAATTGGCCCGCTTCTCTGAAGCTTTCCGCAATTCGATCATAGTCACAGTCATCAGTGTTGTCTTTATCTCGCTGTTCAGCGCTATGGCTGCTTATCGTATGGTTCGCGCCAACACACGGTTCAATCAGATTCTGCTGCTTCTGTTCGTAGCGGCAATGGTGGTTCCTTTCCAGACGATCATGATTCCGATCCTGAAAGTCGTTAATATTATTGGAGTTAATAACTCCTTCGCCGGGCTGATTATCACCAATCTGGGGATCAGTGTTCCGATGGCGATCTTCCTGTTCCATGGTTTCATTAAATCGGTGCCTCTTGAGATTGAAGAAGCGGCAACCGTGGATGGCTGTAATCCGATCAGTGCTTTCTTCCGGATTGTGCTCCCGCTGTTGAAACCGATGCTGATGACGACGATCGTCTTGAATGCACTCGGTATCTGGAATGACTACCTGCTCCCGTCCCTGATTCTTCAGGCACCGGAACTTCGGACCATTCCGCTGGCAACCTTCTCGTTCTTCGGGCAGTACACGAAGCAATGGGATATGGCGCTTCCGGCGCTTGCGCTTGGTGTAGCTCCAATCGTAGTATTCTACCTGTTTATGCAGCGTTACATTGTTGAAGGAATAGCGGCTGGCTCGGTGAAAGGTTAA
- a CDS encoding beta-galactosidase — translation MINDKLPKIWYGGDYNPEQWDAPVWAEDERMFKLAGIDVATINVFSWALIQPSEDTYDFSGLDELMDRLYKNGTYVCLATGTGAHPAWMAHRYPEVTRVDVQGRKRKFGGRHNSNPNSAVYRKYAAKLAGKLAERYKDHPGLVAWHISNEYGGYDYSEQSAAAFRVWLKERYGSLDGLNKAWNTRFWGHTFYDWEEIVVPNELSEEWNGNRTNFQGISLDYRRFMSYSLLECYKIEYDAIKEHSTNIPVTTNLMGFYPELDYFEWAKHLDVISWDNYPSLDTPVSHTAMTHDLMRGLKNGQPFMLMEQTPSQQNWQPYNSLKRPGVMRLWSYQAVARGADTVLFFQLRRSIGACEKYHGAVIEHVGHEHTRVFRECAELGKELEQLGDQLLDARSQAQIGIIYDWENRWALDLSSGPSVALDYVNEVHKYYDALYQQNIEADMIGVEENLSKYKIVIAPVLYMIKPGFAEKVEAFVKAGGTFITTYFSGIVNENDLVTVGGYPGELRKVLGIWAEEIDALLPGMSNEIVMNKEWGMLSGSYKCDLLCDLIHSEGAEVLAQYGSDFYKGMPVLTVNSFGEGKAYYVASSPEVGFLQGFLANLCKENGIKPLVSAPEGIESVQRVKDGVSYLFLLNHKEGDLSADIGAAERTDLLTGKTFSGSAVVPGRGVLILSDKN, via the coding sequence GTGATCAACGATAAATTGCCAAAGATTTGGTACGGTGGAGATTACAATCCCGAGCAGTGGGATGCCCCGGTATGGGCTGAGGATGAACGGATGTTCAAACTCGCGGGAATTGATGTTGCCACAATTAATGTATTCTCCTGGGCACTGATTCAGCCGTCGGAAGACACTTATGATTTCTCCGGCCTGGATGAATTAATGGACCGCTTATATAAGAATGGAACCTATGTATGTCTGGCAACAGGAACCGGGGCACATCCGGCCTGGATGGCTCACCGTTATCCCGAAGTGACCCGCGTCGATGTACAGGGCAGAAAACGCAAGTTCGGCGGCCGGCATAACTCCAATCCGAACAGTGCGGTATACCGCAAATATGCGGCTAAACTGGCAGGCAAGCTGGCTGAGCGCTACAAGGATCATCCGGGTCTTGTCGCATGGCATATTTCCAATGAGTACGGCGGCTATGACTATTCCGAGCAGTCCGCCGCTGCGTTCCGTGTCTGGCTGAAGGAACGCTACGGTTCCCTGGATGGCTTGAACAAAGCCTGGAACACCCGTTTCTGGGGGCACACCTTCTATGACTGGGAAGAAATTGTCGTTCCGAACGAACTCAGCGAAGAATGGAACGGCAACCGCACCAACTTCCAGGGGATTTCCCTCGATTACCGCAGATTTATGTCGTACAGCCTGCTGGAATGCTATAAGATTGAATACGATGCCATCAAGGAGCATAGTACCAACATCCCTGTTACTACCAACCTGATGGGCTTCTATCCGGAACTCGATTATTTCGAATGGGCCAAACATCTGGACGTGATCTCCTGGGACAACTATCCATCGCTGGATACACCGGTCAGCCACACGGCCATGACGCATGACCTGATGCGCGGCCTCAAGAACGGCCAGCCCTTCATGCTGATGGAGCAAACGCCAAGCCAGCAGAACTGGCAGCCGTACAACTCCCTGAAGCGCCCGGGCGTAATGCGCCTGTGGAGCTATCAGGCTGTAGCGCGCGGTGCTGACACCGTCCTGTTCTTCCAGCTCCGCCGGTCCATCGGCGCTTGCGAGAAGTATCATGGCGCGGTTATCGAGCATGTGGGACATGAGCATACCCGGGTCTTCCGCGAATGCGCTGAACTTGGCAAAGAGCTGGAGCAGCTTGGCGATCAACTGCTGGATGCACGCAGCCAGGCGCAGATCGGTATTATTTACGACTGGGAAAACCGTTGGGCGCTTGATCTATCGAGCGGACCATCCGTAGCACTGGACTATGTTAACGAAGTGCACAAATATTATGACGCACTGTACCAGCAGAATATCGAAGCCGATATGATTGGCGTTGAAGAGAACCTGTCCAAGTACAAGATTGTAATCGCACCGGTGCTGTATATGATCAAGCCGGGATTTGCCGAGAAGGTTGAGGCCTTTGTTAAGGCTGGCGGCACATTCATTACCACTTATTTCAGCGGCATCGTGAACGAAAATGATCTGGTTACGGTGGGCGGCTATCCTGGAGAGCTGCGCAAGGTACTCGGCATCTGGGCCGAGGAAATTGATGCCCTGCTGCCGGGAATGAGCAATGAGATCGTCATGAACAAGGAATGGGGAATGTTAAGCGGTTCCTACAAATGCGATCTGCTATGCGATCTGATTCACTCGGAAGGTGCCGAGGTACTGGCGCAGTACGGCTCAGACTTCTACAAAGGCATGCCGGTATTGACTGTGAACAGCTTTGGTGAAGGCAAGGCCTATTATGTGGCCAGCAGTCCTGAAGTTGGATTCCTGCAAGGATTCCTTGCCAATCTGTGCAAAGAGAACGGCATTAAGCCGCTGGTAAGCGCGCCTGAGGGCATTGAATCCGTTCAGCGTGTAAAAGATGGCGTGTCCTATCTATTCCTGCTGAACCACAAAGAAGGCGATCTTAGTGCAGACATCGGCGCAGCTGAACGCACCGACCTGCTGACCGGCAAAACCTTCAGCGGCTCCGCTGTTGTTCCGGGCCGTGGCGTCCTGATTTTGTCTGACAAGAACTAA
- a CDS encoding Ger(x)C family spore germination protein, which yields MCKRTLPLILCTLLLLVTQTGCWSSREIEDLALYSGLSLDTGKLTPTEQTLEEQGGTYSKQNLITVTLQIVPVKSTGTMAKQASQQTAPYVNLSGTGDSVLEIFRQFSIRNERPIIGHHLKVIIVSTDLLKRQKMDQLMDFVLRDNDIRPSTMVFISEGRADASLISKRSGEIPSFHIKEMISNQFRTSKVMHPVILSQLDALMHSKRSYALQNLISADGDTEFSGAGIIKGDTGHWIGALSQEDTECLSWLTNKGTSGAIKAYDWDNEPMTYEMKAMKSKIKAMVDGDDISFEVSIRTEGRLIETWNNDSYSTSAVYSEKVGRVFQEKLAQMMQKLIQKLQSDYKADVAGFGEMLSIQHPAEWKKVKDHWDDTFSKSKISFKYDLKITDFGSFTEE from the coding sequence ATGTGTAAGCGGACTCTTCCCCTCATCCTCTGCACGCTCCTGCTTCTGGTTACGCAGACAGGATGCTGGAGCAGCAGAGAAATTGAAGACCTGGCGCTGTATTCAGGCCTTTCCTTGGACACGGGCAAGCTCACTCCCACAGAACAAACGCTGGAGGAGCAAGGCGGCACCTATTCCAAGCAGAACTTGATTACAGTAACGTTACAGATTGTTCCGGTGAAATCGACAGGTACAATGGCAAAACAGGCGAGCCAGCAGACCGCCCCCTATGTCAATCTATCGGGAACCGGCGACTCCGTGCTTGAGATTTTCCGCCAATTCTCCATTCGCAACGAACGTCCGATCATCGGGCACCATCTCAAGGTCATTATAGTATCAACTGATCTGCTCAAGCGGCAGAAGATGGATCAACTTATGGACTTTGTGCTCCGCGACAACGATATCCGTCCGAGTACAATGGTTTTTATCAGTGAAGGCCGCGCAGATGCCTCGCTCATCTCCAAGCGATCCGGTGAAATCCCTTCCTTTCACATCAAAGAAATGATCAGCAATCAATTCAGGACAAGCAAGGTGATGCATCCGGTCATTCTGTCACAACTGGATGCACTCATGCACTCCAAAAGGAGTTATGCGCTGCAGAACCTCATTTCAGCGGATGGCGATACGGAGTTTTCGGGTGCTGGAATTATTAAAGGGGATACAGGACACTGGATCGGTGCCTTATCACAGGAGGATACGGAGTGCCTCTCCTGGCTCACTAATAAGGGCACAAGCGGTGCGATCAAAGCCTATGATTGGGACAACGAGCCAATGACCTACGAAATGAAGGCAATGAAGAGCAAAATCAAAGCCATGGTAGACGGGGACGACATTTCATTTGAAGTCTCTATTCGTACCGAGGGTCGACTGATAGAAACCTGGAACAATGACAGTTATTCTACTTCAGCTGTGTATTCGGAAAAAGTCGGCCGCGTATTTCAGGAGAAGCTGGCGCAGATGATGCAAAAGCTGATACAGAAGCTGCAAAGTGATTATAAAGCGGATGTCGCCGGCTTCGGCGAGATGCTCAGCATCCAACATCCTGCGGAATGGAAAAAGGTTAAGGATCATTGGGACGATACATTCAGCAAGTCGAAGATAAGTTTCAAATATGACTTGAAAATAACGGACTTCGGTTCTTTTACTGAAGAGTAA
- a CDS encoding beta-galactosidase, with the protein MTLNSYNAVQVGVDYYPEHWDESLWAADIQLMKETGVKVVRVAEFAWSRLEPREGTFDFAWLDRAMELFHQYGLQVVIGTPTATPPRWLTTTYPDVLPVFADGQTFHPGVRGHRCYNSASLREYGSRIIEKLARHYSGHPAVIGWQTDNEFGMIDCHCETCNEAFRSWVRQKYGTLENVNAAWGTVVWSGEYSDWNELTVPLGGSPFQNPSFLLDFQRFQWDSVVRFQKTQIDILRRICPEHFITHNFHSYPQRLDMYAVGTDLDVAAFDYYPNTSPDKQETTPYSGALSLDVTRGIKRQNFWIMEQLSGSPGCWMPMWRTPYPGFIRAYAWQAIARGADTIVHFRWRSAVAGAEQYWHGLIDHSNVPGRRFAEFSQLCGEVNGLSGRLQGTVLKHEVAILHSHEQKAALDIQPQAGGLDYYGNIKQVHRALTKLGIGCDVIRAGEPLGGYKIVIAPSLYVLDEMLAEQLEAYAAAGGLLLLTNRSGVKDSNNICVMQPLPGLLSRAAGVRVDEYDPVGLEIHTLVDPEGNSFECSQWCDLLTPVTAVPVAWYGDDFYAGIPAVTVNSFGKGQVYYFGTHAEERYWSLLLADLAGKYGVTRFAGLPDGVQATIRSGENGSFLFLLNLNRMPQTVPLPGSYPSVLYNGEIRSGELRMEAYGVEILELAE; encoded by the coding sequence ATGACACTGAACAGTTATAACGCAGTGCAAGTCGGCGTTGATTATTACCCGGAACACTGGGATGAGTCCTTGTGGGCGGCGGATATTCAGTTAATGAAGGAAACCGGGGTCAAGGTGGTCCGGGTTGCTGAATTCGCCTGGAGCCGTTTGGAGCCAAGGGAAGGAACCTTTGATTTTGCCTGGCTGGACCGGGCTATGGAGCTGTTCCATCAGTACGGATTGCAGGTAGTGATCGGCACACCAACCGCCACTCCGCCGCGCTGGCTGACTACAACATATCCGGATGTTCTTCCGGTCTTTGCCGATGGGCAGACGTTCCATCCTGGCGTGCGCGGGCACCGTTGTTATAACAGCGCTTCCCTGCGGGAATATGGCAGCCGGATTATCGAAAAGCTGGCCCGCCATTACAGCGGTCATCCTGCTGTGATCGGCTGGCAGACCGACAATGAATTCGGCATGATTGACTGCCACTGCGAGACTTGCAATGAAGCTTTCCGCAGCTGGGTTAGGCAAAAGTACGGCACGCTGGAGAACGTGAACGCAGCATGGGGAACGGTAGTTTGGAGCGGGGAGTACAGCGACTGGAATGAGCTGACGGTACCGCTGGGCGGCTCGCCGTTCCAGAATCCGTCGTTCCTGCTGGATTTTCAGCGTTTTCAATGGGATTCGGTTGTCCGGTTCCAGAAGACGCAGATTGATATTCTGCGGAGGATTTGCCCGGAGCATTTTATTACCCATAACTTTCACAGTTATCCGCAGCGGCTGGATATGTATGCAGTGGGCACCGACCTCGATGTGGCGGCATTCGACTATTATCCGAACACCTCACCGGACAAACAAGAGACAACGCCCTATAGCGGAGCGCTGTCTCTGGACGTCACTCGCGGGATTAAACGGCAGAACTTCTGGATCATGGAGCAGCTCAGTGGCTCACCGGGCTGCTGGATGCCGATGTGGCGGACACCGTATCCGGGTTTTATCCGCGCCTATGCCTGGCAGGCGATTGCCAGAGGAGCGGATACGATCGTGCATTTTCGCTGGAGAAGTGCTGTCGCCGGGGCCGAGCAATATTGGCATGGCCTGATTGATCACAGCAATGTGCCGGGCCGCCGATTCGCCGAGTTCAGCCAGCTCTGCGGAGAAGTAAACGGCCTCAGCGGCAGGCTGCAGGGGACTGTGCTGAAGCATGAAGTGGCGATTCTGCATTCCCATGAGCAGAAGGCCGCGCTGGACATCCAGCCACAGGCCGGGGGTCTGGACTATTACGGGAACATCAAGCAGGTTCACCGGGCACTTACGAAGCTCGGGATTGGCTGCGATGTAATCCGTGCCGGGGAACCGCTGGGCGGCTATAAAATTGTCATCGCACCAAGCCTGTACGTGCTGGACGAGATGCTTGCGGAGCAGCTTGAAGCTTATGCGGCGGCAGGCGGTCTACTCCTTCTGACGAACCGCAGCGGCGTTAAGGACAGTAACAACATCTGCGTCATGCAGCCGCTGCCGGGATTGTTAAGCCGTGCAGCAGGTGTCCGGGTTGACGAATATGATCCCGTCGGCCTGGAAATCCATACCCTAGTGGACCCTGAAGGGAACTCCTTCGAATGCAGCCAGTGGTGCGATCTGCTGACGCCGGTCACGGCGGTGCCTGTCGCCTGGTACGGCGATGATTTCTACGCCGGAATTCCGGCTGTCACTGTCAACAGCTTCGGGAAAGGGCAGGTGTATTACTTCGGAACCCATGCCGAAGAACGCTACTGGTCACTGCTGCTGGCCGATTTGGCCGGTAAGTACGGAGTAACCCGCTTTGCCGGTCTGCCGGATGGCGTACAGGCCACAATCCGCAGCGGAGAGAACGGCAGCTTCCTGTTCCTGCTGAACCTGAACCGGATGCCGCAAACCGTGCCGCTGCCGGGCAGTTACCCTAGCGTGCTCTATAACGGTGAGATCCGCTCGGGCGAGCTGCGGATGGAGGCTTACGGGGTGGAGATTCTGGAGCTGGCGGAGTAG
- a CDS encoding ABC transporter substrate-binding protein codes for MMKKRSALMMSSVLLMSVVLAACGGNNNNTASNNAQNGSAGNKGGETKTVKIFQFKTEIVEGLNELKVEFEKENPNIKLDIQTVGGGADYAAALKTKFASGDAPDIFSNGGYAEMDLWGDKLEDLSDQPWVKDLIPLAAEPMTKDGKTYGMPMNLEGIGYVYNKDLFEKAGITETPKTITELEEAAKKLQAIDVIPFGNAYQEWWLLGNQGISVAFAQQDNVDEFISGLNAGTSTIVGNPVFKDWSNLLKLTVKYGQKNSLTTDANTHLAMFANGETAMMQEGNWAQTLIDNITPDMNIGMFPMPINDDAEKNDKLTVGIPANLVVNKESGSKEEAKTFLNWLVTSDMGKEYITKKWKFIPALSTIEATPEDIGLLGSDVWKYVQDGKVYGLQSSKFPDGVTQEFASVIQQLVADKVDEAGWEKGMQAAWDKLKK; via the coding sequence ATGATGAAGAAACGTTCTGCACTGATGATGTCCAGCGTCCTGCTGATGTCTGTTGTGCTCGCGGCATGCGGTGGCAACAATAACAATACTGCTTCAAATAATGCTCAAAATGGAAGCGCTGGCAATAAAGGCGGCGAAACTAAAACAGTTAAGATCTTCCAATTCAAGACTGAAATCGTTGAAGGCCTCAATGAACTGAAGGTTGAATTTGAAAAAGAAAACCCTAACATCAAGCTGGATATCCAAACTGTCGGCGGTGGCGCAGACTATGCGGCAGCGCTGAAGACCAAATTCGCTTCCGGCGATGCTCCTGACATTTTCTCCAACGGCGGTTATGCCGAAATGGATCTGTGGGGCGATAAATTGGAAGATCTGTCCGACCAGCCTTGGGTGAAGGATCTGATTCCTTTGGCGGCTGAACCGATGACCAAAGACGGCAAAACCTACGGTATGCCAATGAATCTTGAAGGTATCGGTTATGTGTACAACAAAGATCTGTTCGAAAAAGCCGGCATTACTGAAACTCCAAAAACAATCACTGAGCTTGAAGAAGCAGCTAAAAAATTGCAGGCTATCGATGTTATTCCTTTCGGCAACGCTTATCAAGAGTGGTGGCTGCTGGGTAACCAGGGCATCAGCGTAGCTTTTGCACAACAAGACAATGTAGATGAATTCATCAGCGGACTTAACGCAGGTACTTCCACGATCGTGGGCAACCCAGTATTCAAAGATTGGAGCAACCTGCTTAAGCTGACTGTGAAATACGGACAAAAAAATTCATTGACTACTGATGCCAACACTCACCTGGCGATGTTCGCTAACGGCGAAACCGCTATGATGCAGGAAGGCAACTGGGCACAAACACTTATAGACAACATTACACCTGACATGAACATCGGTATGTTCCCAATGCCGATCAATGATGATGCTGAGAAAAATGACAAGCTGACTGTTGGGATTCCTGCCAACCTGGTTGTGAACAAAGAATCCGGATCGAAAGAAGAAGCTAAGACATTCCTGAACTGGCTGGTAACTTCCGATATGGGTAAAGAATACATCACTAAAAAATGGAAATTCATCCCTGCCTTGTCCACAATCGAAGCTACTCCGGAAGATATCGGTTTGCTGGGTTCGGATGTATGGAAATATGTACAGGATGGCAAAGTGTACGGTCTGCAATCCTCTAAATTCCCTGATGGCGTAACACAGGAATTCGCAAGCGTTATTCAACAGCTGGTTGCCGATAAAGTCGACGAAGCCGGCTGGGAAAAAGGCATGCAGGCTGCTTGGGACAAGCTGAAAAAATAA
- a CDS encoding GerAB/ArcD/ProY family transporter codes for MFTRSDDKITASQAAVFLNNTVLGAGILTLPRSVSQSVKTPDSWLSVLLGGVIVMAVIVLMVKISQQFPGKTIFQYAGKIIGRVPGGILCLLLIIYFLIIGGFEIRSLAEVTLFFLLEGTPTWAIILPFIWVGTYLVYGGINSISRVFQIVFPISIMILLISYAFSLNLFDINHLRPVLGSGILPVLSGLKSTVLVFTGCEVVMTLVAFMQNPRQALKAMLVGIGIPLFLYLLTVVMVIGGLSIDSAITSTWPTIDLIRSFEITGFFFERMEFPLMVIWLMQMFCNFSSFFFQASLGISQIFRVSMHPVIFALVPVIFISAMVPKSINDLFTLGDAIGKMGIVLFFLLPVLLSVIWLIRTKGLKQHV; via the coding sequence ATGTTTACTCGTTCAGACGATAAAATCACCGCTTCACAGGCTGCTGTGTTCCTGAACAATACCGTGCTTGGCGCCGGGATCCTTACGCTGCCGCGAAGTGTGAGTCAAAGTGTGAAGACACCGGATTCCTGGCTGTCCGTGCTGCTGGGTGGTGTGATTGTTATGGCGGTAATTGTACTGATGGTGAAGATCAGCCAGCAGTTTCCCGGAAAAACGATTTTTCAATATGCCGGAAAGATCATTGGCCGGGTTCCTGGAGGTATTCTATGTCTGCTTCTGATTATCTATTTCTTAATCATCGGAGGGTTTGAAATCCGCTCGCTCGCGGAGGTAACACTGTTTTTCCTGCTGGAAGGCACCCCGACATGGGCGATCATCCTTCCCTTTATCTGGGTCGGCACCTATCTCGTGTACGGCGGCATTAATTCCATTTCCAGAGTCTTTCAAATCGTGTTTCCGATCAGCATCATGATTCTGCTCATTTCTTACGCTTTCAGCCTCAATCTTTTTGATATTAATCATTTGCGCCCGGTCCTCGGCAGCGGGATTCTTCCCGTGCTCAGCGGCCTGAAGTCAACAGTGCTTGTCTTTACAGGCTGTGAAGTCGTCATGACACTTGTGGCGTTCATGCAGAATCCCCGGCAGGCGCTAAAAGCGATGCTGGTGGGAATCGGCATCCCGCTATTCTTGTATCTTCTGACGGTAGTTATGGTCATCGGAGGCCTCTCGATAGATTCTGCTATTACAAGCACCTGGCCCACCATTGATCTCATTCGAAGCTTTGAAATCACGGGATTTTTCTTCGAACGCATGGAATTTCCGCTCATGGTGATCTGGCTGATGCAAATGTTCTGCAACTTCAGCAGCTTCTTCTTTCAGGCCTCTCTGGGCATCTCCCAAATCTTCCGGGTTTCCATGCATCCGGTTATTTTCGCGCTTGTTCCGGTCATTTTCATTTCCGCTATGGTGCCTAAGTCTATTAATGATCTGTTTACCCTTGGCGATGCTATCGGCAAAATGGGAATCGTACTGTTCTTTTTGCTGCCGGTACTACTCTCGGTCATTTGGCTTATTCGCACGAAAGGATTGAAGCAGCATGTGTAA
- a CDS encoding carbohydrate ABC transporter permease, which produces MRGNKLSQFGQQLFFVGPALLFFTLITIIPFLMGMYYSFTDWNGVSGNVSWVGFDNFKAIFTNDPDFWSSFWFTVRFTVLGVILTNVVGFFLAYLLTKPLKTRNMLRTIFFMPNVIGGLLLGFIWQFIFIKGFSTLGGMTGWSFFNLPWLGDATTGFWAIVMVFVWQSSGYLMVIYIASLSNVSKEVLEAAEIDGASRMQVLRNIVVPLIMPAVTIGLFLAISWSFKMFDLNLSLTKGGPFKSTESVAMNIYNEAFLNNRYGLGTAKALLFFVIVAIITVIQVRVTKSKEVEA; this is translated from the coding sequence ATGCGCGGCAATAAGTTGTCCCAATTTGGTCAACAGCTTTTTTTCGTCGGACCGGCCTTATTGTTCTTTACCCTGATTACGATTATTCCATTTCTAATGGGGATGTATTATTCCTTTACAGACTGGAACGGCGTATCTGGTAATGTAAGCTGGGTTGGCTTTGATAACTTTAAAGCGATTTTTACAAATGATCCGGATTTCTGGTCATCCTTCTGGTTTACAGTAAGATTTACTGTGCTGGGGGTTATATTGACCAATGTAGTAGGCTTTTTCCTGGCCTATCTGCTAACTAAACCTTTAAAAACACGTAATATGCTCCGTACCATTTTCTTCATGCCGAATGTTATCGGGGGATTGTTGCTTGGTTTTATATGGCAGTTTATCTTCATCAAAGGGTTCTCAACACTCGGGGGTATGACTGGCTGGTCCTTCTTCAATCTTCCTTGGCTCGGTGATGCAACAACCGGCTTCTGGGCGATTGTCATGGTCTTTGTCTGGCAGTCTTCCGGTTATCTGATGGTAATCTACATCGCTTCGCTCAGCAATGTGTCGAAAGAGGTGCTGGAGGCGGCTGAGATTGACGGGGCTTCCCGGATGCAGGTGCTGCGCAACATTGTAGTGCCGCTGATCATGCCTGCTGTAACCATCGGTTTGTTCCTGGCGATTTCCTGGTCTTTCAAAATGTTCGACCTTAACCTTTCCCTGACGAAAGGCGGACCGTTCAAATCAACGGAATCCGTGGCTATGAATATTTACAATGAAGCCTTCCTGAACAACCGTTACGGTCTGGGTACTGCAAAAGCGCTGCTGTTCTTCGTAATTGTGGCGATTATTACTGTGATTCAGGTCCGTGTTACGAAGAGCAAGGAGGTCGAAGCTTAA
- a CDS encoding AraC family transcriptional regulator encodes MPATAVRRIVFAQEGGQQLPITLDSMGFNPDQEKVSRPEGYDTYHWLQTAQGEGIIYFENKKITLSEGSGVLLLPGTPHRYESLTPHLWCTYYLTFGGSSARHILESLGMGANSFYRWESEAPLPHMLKEMLDRHDASDDMFSLGVSTDAYRFLLTLSKYGRLHNNTSISRNVDKLQPLLKWMDVHYGDPDIGLYDLASQLEVSGRYLNSLFLQTFGLSPYAYFVRLRIRKSKELLVTQPDLTVKAISKLVGFRDVSHFVATFRKQSATTPEQFRKLH; translated from the coding sequence GTGCCAGCGACAGCGGTACGCAGAATTGTGTTTGCCCAGGAGGGCGGACAGCAGTTACCCATTACTCTGGACAGTATGGGCTTTAACCCCGATCAGGAAAAAGTATCCCGCCCCGAAGGCTACGACACCTATCACTGGCTGCAGACGGCCCAGGGTGAAGGCATTATATATTTTGAGAACAAAAAAATCACGCTCTCCGAAGGCAGCGGCGTTCTGCTGCTGCCCGGAACTCCGCACCGCTATGAATCGCTCACTCCACATCTATGGTGCACCTATTATCTCACCTTCGGCGGCAGCTCAGCCCGGCACATCCTGGAGTCGCTGGGTATGGGCGCCAATTCCTTCTACCGGTGGGAAAGCGAAGCCCCTCTTCCTCATATGCTGAAGGAGATGCTTGACCGCCATGACGCTTCGGACGACATGTTCAGCCTGGGCGTCTCCACCGACGCTTACCGCTTCCTGCTTACCTTGAGCAAATACGGCCGGCTGCATAACAATACTTCCATTTCCCGCAATGTGGACAAGCTGCAGCCGCTGCTGAAATGGATGGATGTCCATTATGGCGATCCCGATATCGGACTTTATGATCTCGCGTCCCAGCTTGAGGTATCCGGCCGTTATCTTAACAGCCTGTTTCTGCAGACCTTTGGCCTGTCTCCCTACGCCTATTTCGTCCGCCTGCGTATCCGCAAGAGCAAGGAACTGCTTGTCACCCAGCCTGACCTGACGGTAAAAGCTATCTCAAAGCTGGTTGGCTTCCGCGATGTCAGCCACTTCGTAGCCACCTTCCGCAAGCAGTCGGCGACTACACCGGAGCAATTTAGGAAGCTCCACTAA